Within Sporosarcina sp. PTS2304, the genomic segment TTTATTTCATTATCGTTAATTTTACCGGCATTAAAGAAAATTATCGTTTCCGGTGGACAAGTCGTTGCTTTAGTGAAGCCGCAATTTGAAGCGGGAAAAGATAAAGTCGGTAAAAAGGGAATCGTTCGGGAAGTTTCCACCCATAGAGAAGTGCTGGAAAAAATCGCGAATATGGCGGTTGCTGAAGGGTTTTCTGTTAAAGGAGCGACCTATTCCCCTGTCACAGGTGGAGAAGGAAATATTGAATTTCTCTTTTATTTGGAATCGAGCGACGAGCCGGTGTCGGATTTTGCATCGGAAGACTTCCAGCAGTTAGTCAAACAAGCACATAATGAGTTAACATAACGCGCAAAGAGTTGCGCGTTTTTTGTATGGTATGTATAATTTTATGTTAGGACTCATAGGAAGCGGAGTGGATGAATTTGAATAAAGGACAGCGACATATTCGCATTCGGGATATTATAACGAACAATGAAATTGAAACACAAGACCAATTAGTGGAAACATTAAAAAGTGCGGGAGTAGACGTGACACAAGCGACTGTTTCCAGAGATATTAAAGAGTTGCATTTGATAAAAGTACCGTCTCCGTCAGGTAATTACAAATATAGCCTACCTCCTGTTCACCGCTACAATACGGAAGAAAAGCTAAAGCGAATGCTAGAAGATGCGTTTATCGGTATTGACAGTGCCAGTCATTTTATCACATTGAAAACGCTTCCCGGGAATGCACAGGCTGTCGGTTCGTTAATCGACAACTT encodes:
- the ahrC gene encoding transcriptional regulator AhrC/ArgR; the protein is MNKGQRHIRIRDIITNNEIETQDQLVETLKSAGVDVTQATVSRDIKELHLIKVPSPSGNYKYSLPPVHRYNTEEKLKRMLEDAFIGIDSASHFITLKTLPGNAQAVGSLIDNLDWDELLGTICGDDTCLIICREESKTLYVKDRLLSML